The sequence AACTATTGGACTGTTGTATTCTATAGAAGACAAGTCAAAAGTGAATTTCTGCTGTATTGGTTTCTAAGCTTTACTAACAGCAAAGGGTTTAAAtttccttaaagagagcgagatTTCTATGCCTCAATCTGACgttgtttgtttatatttctATTTGTGTTGTAactaaaatatcattttattagtAATTTCTCCAAcatattgttatttttgttggtaatattctaaattttttttttttttgagggggggggggggggggggtaataTTCTAAATTGGTTGTTCTAATACtcatctttaaaaataaaaaataaaaagctgcTCAACCCGTGGGTCCAACACAAGCCCGTGATCACTAACAAAACTATTCCCATTTATGCTTAACAAGTAGAAACCAATACAACAACAGTACGTTTTTTAATGAGTCACGTGAGTGTCTCatgcttacttttttttttttttttttgaacgaaCATGCTTACTTAAACTAAAGCTACACGACCTGCAGCACATTTGCtgatatatattaaaatcttAAAACTACTGTCGTTTAGATAGAAAATACAAATTGTTATGAAAATCCAAACCTTGTTAAGAAATGTGTTCAGAGCAGTGCTGAGTATTTCTCCATTggtatgaaaacaaaatttcatccTTCCAAAATCTGCATTTCTGTTGCTTGGCAGAAACCTCCTCTTGGGTGGGCAAAACTCAATACGGATGGCTCGGCTTTAGGCAATCCTGGCAGAGCAGGTGAGGGAGGTGTGATTTGGGATCATCTTGGTCACTGGATCAAAGGTTACAGCAGAGTTTGGGGACTACTAACAGTTTTACTGCAGAATTATGGGCCCTTAGAGATGGCCTCATCATTGTCAAGGAATTGGGGCTTTGTAACTTGATTGTAGAGTTAGATGCTTCAAGTGTTGTTCAGTTGTTATCTAGTGATAAGCCATATTTGTTAATGAAACCTTTATTGTCTGATTGCAGGAGCCTATACAGAACAATTCCTAACAAACGGATACAGCATGTATATCGAGAAGCAAATCAATGTGCTGATGCACTAGCTAGATTGGGATCAAGTGTTGTTtcctcttttgttgtttttgttgaaccACCGCCTGTGGTGGTCAGCTTGCTAGCCCTTGATGAGGCTGGCTTTTGTTGTAATAGACTTGTTTGTTGTTAATCATATAATCTCCCTttcttaccaaaaaagaaaatacaaattgtTTGCTAGTCTCCTAGGATATGCTGCAGTgtcttcaacctttttttttttttttttttgatgggagaGTCTTCAACCTTCTTCATTCAATCTCTGAGACTCCTCTTCAAGACGGAGTGTGGGAGTTTGGATATTAATCACACCGATCTCGGACAATAGCACTGAAAATTGATTGAAGCGATTAGCTTTAATAAGTAAATCCgcaaattatagttttttttagttactttaagatattacaaattttaatataatatttataaattaatttgtcacaattaaaaaaaattaatttaggaCTGAATTACTAATCACATTcatagtcatgttaatttttagaattgtagtaaaaattttattgtctttggcagttttatttattaaagaaaagttatatatatatatatatatatatttatatttatttttatatattcatttttatcCGGGGTTTATACAAGTGTAGATTGTAGGTATATAACAGGAAGATTACAACAAAGATGATTCCAAAGTAACGCAATTTCTAAGAAACTGATGGCAATCTTCCACCCAAATTTATGAAGAGAGATGAGAAAAAGCACAATTAGCAAAAGGGGCCCGTATTTGTTGCTATGACCATAGCATAAACTGGCCAAAGCAAATCAAAAAGTCCCCAAATACTCATTTAAATCATCTATCAATAAACAGCCCCAAGCATTCAGACATAAACCTGGGGACTGTAAATCTTAATAAGTTAATAATAATGAACtgttcaaaattttccaaaataatgtCCCCCAACCCCAAATATAAGAGTCCGTTTAATTCTAACAATTACAGTACACAAATGAAGCTATGAAACTacttatgtttattttattttttataattgatgatATCAAAATGTAGAAATTTTCTGCTGTGAAAATCttagcaaaataaattgaacactaaaaaaaaaagtattttatcaaacactaCGTAATAAATCTCACCGCACTTAAATAGAATACATGAAAAATGAGTTATTAATAAAAGAAGTTTTATTGATGCTTATAATATGACGTACACACACTTTGCAACTCACATTATTCACTATTTCACTCATTGCTTATTTCCTTAGACTTGCTCTCACATTACTTATTCTTGGATATCTATATCACTTCTTATTGGATACTACGCACTTCTTAGATGCTACTCACTTATTCTCGGATATTCAACACTTCTATTAGATACCTTACACGCATAACCGAAGAAGCAATATATAGAACTTACAAAGGAGACATGACAACTAAATTGCAATTGTTGAAATCTGATTCCTACAAAGTTGCAATTGTTGAAATCATGGAGAAGAAAAATCAAGGAAAGAATCATGTATTCTTCACATTTTCTCCACACCTTGCTTGTAATCACACTCACACATGCAAAATAATTGATTATCACTGACCTAGTGCTAGATTCCGTGATGACTCTCACACAAAAGAGTTATCAATTCTTAGGTGAAagaaatttttcaataaaaacaaGATAAAAGAGACCCATACTTGTATTTTGGGGAAAATAATATTCTAGATATATGTTTCTTCTCTCTCCCGATAAAGTATACCTTCTCATGTTTAGGAcctgagaaaaagaaagggaatatatatatataaggggaaattgtcaattacaaattatgtatattttaatAGAGACGGGTTCAAGTTGGTACATGACAACCAAAATTGTTGTCCATGGCAGGGAGGCTAACTAACACTCATCAAGTCGGTGATCTCAACTATCAAATGCAAACAACCTTACTCCCATCGAAGACACATTTACCTTCTTCCTTTGGGATAAAATCGCTAGAACCAAACAAatgagaaggggggggggggggggggggggcgcatAGGAAGCTTAATAATGAGGCATTTCTCGCTAACCAGGCGTGCAGAATTCGGACATTCCTAACACATTTCTTACACTGCACAGTTTCTAATAATGGATCACATTCTTGGAGTTCTCTGCCAGAGgagagggaaaagaaagaaaaggggtGCCTCATTGTTTTGGCTACATTAAAAAAGTAGTTTCTTGAaagcaaaaatgcaaaataaatttgAGTTACAAGCAAGAAGGAAATGCTTGAACAGGAAAACTTCTACTACCAAAATCTCATTACAAACAGCAAGTTAATCTACCTCCAAAAACCAGCacctttatcattttttttttcaacagaagatttcaaaattatttaatacttaataccaaatttttttcactaGAAGAAACACAATATTTCAATTCCATGTCGTACATGGAAAAAATCTTGGATGAGACGGGCACATGTGCCCATTGTCTCACAAGATAACATCTCCGTATATGATACATACCCAAGAAAACAACCACATATATAGTGCCTCTTATAATGAGTTcttaaatttataatgaatgCTACAAGGttttttaaattcacatttaaaaattcataataaCATGTCTAAGAATGAATCTTGATGACAGAGTTATAATTTTCTCATGAAAAGAAGCAAGTTTCGTGAGGGGGTCTATacccaaattcaaaagaaatcacaaattttttttcattgggacaatttatcaaacaaataaaatgcaaaaagaatGAACCTAAATTGTGAACTCAGTTTGAGCATGGAACCCCTGAACTGAAGACCCAATACAAAAGTCACTTAAATCATTCCACTTCACACGGGTATCAGAGATAAGCAAGGTCAAACTCAATATTGCTTCTTAGTATAAGCAAGGTCAAACTCAATATTGCTTCTTAGTTCTTCCACGACTCAACGAGTTTGATTAATGCTACACGAGATGACCCGCCCTCACACACTGTAGCCTTAGCTCCTTCTTTCAAAGCAATAACTCGTTCCCTAACAGTGGAGTTATTGTTTTCTGAGTCCATTAACTCTCTAACTCGCTTCTCCACCTCTGTTGCACTCACAAACCCGTCCTTTGACTCGTTCATCCACAACGCAATTTTCACATCCTCCACCAACACCACCCTGTTAAACCTTTGCTCAGCGTAAAGGGGCCACGCCACCATTGACACTCCAGCACACACCGCTTCAAGCACTGAGTTCCATCCACAATGACTCACAAACCCACCAACCGAGTTGTGATTCAACACGGCCACCTGTGGTGCCCAGGACTTCACTACCTGTCCCCTCTCTTTCGTACGACCCAAGAAACCCTCAGGAAGTAACGAATCCAAATCTGGGTCAGGCTGAGTTGACACAGCCAAGCTATGATTTTCATCACCACTAGGTGGATTACGCACCACCCATAAGAACCTGTGCCCACTATTTTCCAACCCTGAAGCTATCTCCTTCAACTGCTCTATAGAGAATAACCCCAAGCTTCCAAAGCACAAAAACACAACACTTTGACTCGGTTGCGAGTCAAGTCACGTTAAGCACTCGTGTGCCAGGGCCTCATCTTCATTGTGACCACGACTTAATGGTCCTATGTAGTACACAGGGGGTGTGTGATTGTCCGGGACGCATAGCCCATCAGCTATTGCTTGAATAGCTCGTGGCTCCAATGATTCAAAGGTGTTGACAATTATTCCTGCTGAATTAGCCAATGTGATTGAGTATTCTAGAAAGCACTTGTTATTGAGTAATATTTTTGGCAAATCAGAAGATTGAAATGGTGGTACTCCAGGAACGTTAAGGATCTGGGTTTTATTGAGGTCTTTGAAATTTATGGTGCTGTTTTTTTGGATGGTAGGGAGATATAGTTTATAAGTCAGAGCAGCGGCACCGGAAGTTGAAAAATGGTAGCCGGGGATGTTGAGTTTGGCTGCAATGGAAAGAGCATTAGAGCAAAAGAAATCCACGATGAATGCTTGGATGTTGTAGCTTTTGGAAATGGAAAGGAGAGATTGGTGGACATTGGGATTGTTAAGGTTTATGAACTCAAAGATAAGAGATTCAATGCTTGAATTAGAGGTATTGGGAGGAAGAGTAATGGTGGGGTGATTGTGAAAAGTGATGTATGGTGTGGTAGAAGACACAGCAGCTATGTTTGGAGCTGTGGAGCTAGCTCCATACGGTACTGGAGCGATAAGAATGTGGATGGTGAGTGAAGGCTGGTGGGTGTGTATTAGTTTGCCTAGCTCTACCATGGGAATCAGGTGGCCGGCGGCTGGTGTTGTGTATAGAACTATGGCCTCCATAGCTGCCGAGAAACTAGTGCGGGAGTGTCGGTATCGAATTCAATGGAGAAGataaaacttaaaaggaaaTAGACCAAATGATTGGTggtctttttttaaaagaaaattacagtACTATAGtctcttctaatttttttacaataaattttacaaaatgagGTGACAAATTAACATATATGATTAATTCAGCCACACCTAGGTTCGAATCCCGCTATCTGCAGGAGTTCGTTGGTGGGCATTCTTAGTGGAGTAACTCCCCACACAATGGTACAGGCGGGCCCCCGAGATCAGGCTACCTCGTCCGAGGCCATTTGGCGCCCTATCCGAGGGTGTAATATAGCCATAAAGGCCCccatttttgtttctcaaaaaaaaaaaaaaaaaaaaaaaaaaaattcaaccagaTCTATAGTGGCAGTTTTTGGGGTTATAGCCGCTGTCtaaaaacgctgctatagccctacttttttgtaattaaaaaaaaaaccatatataattaaagataaagtttagttacaaaattaattgtaaccttaggctacaaactcattcaatatctttttattagaggtgaattttgataaatccacaattgaattacatatttttcttatattctccacgtttgcaaaatttccagaaaattaaagattaatagccatgtggCCCAtatcatttataaatttttaaattgcgAGTTtctgtaatttaaaattatgtataaaatataagtttatagattatatagtaaataatatctgataaAAATGGCAACAGATCGGGTTTAGGTCGGGTTTTTTAatacccgaacccgacccgcgagTCTgccccccaaaacccaaacattaaacggttttttttttttttaaccccaaaCCCGCCCCATTAGGCCCCACCCAGCCATGCCACAATTTGGGCCCAAAATGTGGCCCAAACCAtggccaaataattttttttttaaaaaaggccTGAAGCCAGACCGTGACCCaatcaaatttctttttatgtttgctCATATTCGAGCTTGAATATGGGCAAACGTAATTTTTTATACTAGCAAGAGTATACTTAGGTAGAGAAAATCAATGAATGAAATTCCCATATACAAAActtgttgaaaaataataaagatttgAACTTTGGTAGAGAAGATCAAAGAATGaaattagaaaattgaaaaataaaaagaccaaTCAGGAAATTATGGATGAACAATGACCAAAGAT is a genomic window of Quercus lobata isolate SW786 chromosome 2, ValleyOak3.0 Primary Assembly, whole genome shotgun sequence containing:
- the LOC115973988 gene encoding uncharacterized protein LOC115973988; the encoded protein is MKTKFHPSKICISVAWQKPPLGWAKLNTDGSALGNPGRAELWALRDGLIIVKELGLCNLIVELDASSVVQLLSSDKPYLLMKPLLSDCRSLYRTIPNKRIQHVYREANQCADALARLGSSVVSSFVVFVEPPPVVVSLLALDEAGFCCNRLVCC